One Ignavibacterium album JCM 16511 genomic region harbors:
- a CDS encoding GAF domain-containing SpoIIE family protein phosphatase, translating into MSEVESLKVKRNLTALIEFSRVINSSLELEFILNNVLLTCLGKFLAIRGLVALKENNKFSIKLSKGIPQDILSTFPDVVADKDCEMKEKLNEFFETAHLKICEHINSSVGCIGFVCLGEKLNGKEYTDDDREFLKTILNIAATAIQNSLVVQELKKVNRELDSRIQRLNSLFELSKEFGLFSDSTKVSRLLVYSLMGQFLVSTYAILNFEGSAIQVLESKFPIDELLSKLRKYDYQKIETPLNRTKLEKSYPELFEIGIQLIVPMQIQGKVKGLIILGKRVNNLDYSDYDIEFIYSVGSLAIISLENRRLFKEALEKQKLQEELEFAREIQQNLLPSQIPTTNNFDIAAINLPSKQVGGDYFDIIKVDEGKYIIAIADVSGKGIPASLLMANMQAFLQVISKQNIDIATATGLINDLITQNTSDGRFITFFWALLDDNERKLTYVNAGHNPPILIRNDKIIRLSEGGIILGVMKTIMPYNSNSIELESGDKIIMFTDGVSEAMNPYSQEFSEERLEKIALSTSQFTSNETLQKIREEIEKFVEGAPQSDDLTMMIIRVR; encoded by the coding sequence ATGTCAGAAGTAGAAAGCTTAAAAGTTAAGAGAAATTTAACTGCGCTTATTGAATTCAGCAGAGTGATTAACTCAAGTCTTGAACTTGAATTCATATTGAATAATGTATTGCTAACCTGTCTCGGAAAATTTTTAGCAATAAGAGGATTGGTAGCATTAAAGGAAAACAACAAATTCTCCATTAAACTCTCAAAAGGAATTCCGCAGGATATACTTTCAACTTTTCCTGATGTTGTTGCTGATAAAGATTGCGAAATGAAAGAAAAGTTAAATGAATTTTTTGAAACTGCACATTTAAAAATTTGTGAACACATAAACTCATCCGTCGGATGTATCGGATTTGTTTGTCTGGGCGAGAAACTAAATGGTAAAGAATACACTGATGATGACAGAGAATTTCTTAAAACAATTCTTAATATTGCAGCAACGGCGATACAAAATTCCTTAGTCGTTCAGGAACTGAAAAAAGTAAATCGTGAGCTTGATTCGCGTATTCAAAGATTAAATTCTTTGTTTGAACTCAGTAAAGAATTTGGTTTGTTTTCCGATTCAACAAAAGTATCTCGTTTACTAGTTTACTCGTTGATGGGTCAGTTCCTTGTTTCAACTTATGCGATATTGAATTTTGAAGGTTCAGCGATTCAGGTGCTTGAATCCAAATTCCCGATAGATGAACTTCTGAGTAAACTTAGAAAGTATGATTACCAGAAAATTGAAACACCACTTAATCGCACAAAGCTCGAAAAATCTTATCCTGAACTTTTTGAAATTGGAATTCAATTGATTGTTCCAATGCAGATTCAGGGTAAAGTTAAAGGTTTAATTATTCTTGGTAAACGAGTTAACAATCTTGATTACTCAGATTATGATATTGAATTTATTTATTCAGTCGGAAGCCTTGCTATAATTTCTCTTGAGAACAGACGATTGTTCAAAGAAGCATTGGAAAAACAAAAGTTACAAGAAGAACTTGAGTTTGCAAGAGAAATTCAGCAAAATCTACTGCCTTCGCAAATTCCCACAACAAATAATTTTGATATTGCTGCGATTAATCTTCCTTCAAAACAGGTTGGCGGAGATTACTTTGATATTATAAAAGTTGATGAAGGAAAATATATAATTGCAATAGCGGATGTTTCCGGAAAAGGTATTCCGGCTTCGTTACTGATGGCTAATATGCAGGCATTTTTACAAGTGATTAGCAAACAAAATATAGACATCGCTACTGCAACAGGATTGATAAATGATCTGATTACTCAAAACACTTCCGACGGAAGATTCATTACATTCTTTTGGGCTTTGCTTGATGATAATGAAAGAAAATTGACTTATGTTAACGCCGGACATAATCCTCCAATTCTTATTCGGAATGATAAAATAATAAGACTATCAGAAGGCGGAATTATTCTCGGTGTTATGAAAACAATAATGCCGTACAACAGTAACTCAATCGAACTTGAAAGTGGTGATAAAATAATTATGTTTACGGATGGAGTCTCTGAAGCAATGAATCCTTACTCTCAGGAATTTTCTGAAGAACGACTTGAGAAAATTGCACTCAGTACTTCACAATTCACATCAAATGAAACACTTCAAAAAATCAGAGAAGAAATTGAAAAATTTGTTGAAGGTGCACCGCAATCTGATGATTTAACTATGATGATCATTAGAGTAAGATAG
- a CDS encoding adenylosuccinate synthase, which yields MSATVLVGSQWGDEGKGKIVDILSENFDIVARYQGGANAGHTVMIGDKQYILHLIPSGILRENVICVIGNGVVIDPQALLEEIALLESNGISVDGRLFISQNAHLIMPYHKLLDSISELGEQKIGTTGRGIGPCYIDKYARKGIRIVDLLNRTELEKKIRMNLKEKNDLLQKIYSHEGMDVEAIVKQYLEFDKAIDKYIKDVPAYLNQALDDGKSVLLEGAQGTFLDVDHGTYPFVTSSNPTSGGACTGTGIPPTRIDSVIGIVKAYTTRVGNGPFPTELTDEEGERLRQIGAEFGATTGRPRRCGWFDAFLVSYSKMINGITSVAITKLDVLSNYEKIKVCVGYELNGKRLKTFPTNVDQLNNVTPVYEVVDGWMEDISNCTDYDSLPERTKDYLNFIAKHSGIKISIVSVGPKRKQTFWVNS from the coding sequence ATGAGTGCAACCGTATTAGTCGGCTCGCAGTGGGGCGATGAAGGCAAAGGAAAAATTGTTGATATACTAAGTGAAAATTTTGACATAGTTGCCCGTTATCAGGGAGGAGCAAATGCCGGACACACTGTGATGATTGGCGATAAACAATATATACTTCATTTAATTCCATCAGGCATACTTAGAGAAAATGTAATTTGTGTTATAGGCAACGGAGTAGTTATTGACCCACAGGCTTTGCTGGAGGAAATAGCACTTCTCGAATCAAACGGAATAAGCGTTGACGGAAGATTGTTTATTAGTCAGAATGCTCATCTTATAATGCCTTATCACAAACTTCTCGATTCAATAAGTGAACTTGGCGAACAGAAAATCGGAACAACTGGAAGAGGAATTGGTCCTTGTTACATTGACAAATATGCCCGTAAAGGAATCAGAATTGTAGACTTGTTGAATAGAACTGAACTTGAGAAAAAAATCAGAATGAATCTTAAGGAAAAAAATGATTTACTTCAGAAAATCTATTCACACGAAGGTATGGATGTTGAAGCGATTGTAAAACAATATCTTGAATTTGATAAGGCAATAGATAAATATATAAAAGATGTTCCTGCATATTTGAATCAGGCACTTGACGACGGCAAATCAGTATTGCTTGAAGGTGCACAGGGAACATTCCTGGATGTTGATCACGGGACTTATCCTTTTGTTACTTCAAGCAATCCGACTTCAGGTGGTGCTTGCACAGGAACAGGAATTCCGCCAACAAGAATTGATTCAGTAATCGGAATTGTTAAAGCATATACAACTCGGGTTGGAAACGGTCCATTTCCAACCGAGCTCACTGATGAAGAAGGTGAAAGACTCCGGCAAATAGGAGCGGAGTTTGGTGCTACAACAGGTCGTCCTCGTCGTTGTGGCTGGTTCGATGCATTTCTTGTTTCATATTCCAAAATGATTAACGGAATTACTTCTGTAGCAATTACCAAGCTTGATGTCTTAAGTAATTATGAAAAAATAAAAGTATGTGTTGGATATGAATTAAATGGTAAAAGATTAAAAACTTTTCCTACAAATGTTGATCAACTTAACAATGTAACACCAGTCTACGAAGTAGTTGATGGTTGGATGGAAGATATCAGCAATTGTACAGATTATGATTCATTACCTGAAAGGACAAAAGATTATCTGAATTTTATCGCGAAACATTCCGGAATAAAAATAAGCATTGTTTCAGTCGGTCCAAAAAGAAAACAAACTTTCTGGGTTAACAGTTAA
- a CDS encoding STAS domain-containing protein, whose protein sequence is MAEFNTTLKEQGDISIIKLKGYLDAHTAPVLENKFNELINNNKYKIVVDFQDLAYISSAGLGVFMAYIEKVRENQGDIKLASMSDKVYNIFDLLGFPLLYEIFKTEEEAIRKFSE, encoded by the coding sequence ATGGCAGAATTTAACACAACGCTGAAAGAACAAGGCGACATAAGCATCATAAAACTCAAAGGATATTTAGATGCTCATACAGCTCCTGTTCTTGAAAACAAATTCAATGAACTGATAAACAACAATAAATATAAAATTGTTGTTGACTTCCAGGATCTTGCTTACATAAGTTCAGCGGGATTGGGAGTGTTTATGGCTTATATTGAAAAAGTACGCGAAAATCAGGGTGATATAAAACTTGCCTCAATGAGTGACAAGGTTTATAACATTTTTGATCTTCTTGGTTTTCCGCTGCTTTATGAAATATTTAAAACAGAAGAAGAAGCGATTAGAAAATTCAGCGAGTAA
- the nadA gene encoding quinolinate synthase NadA, with the protein MTDLIVNADLELKEEILKLKKELNAVILAHYYQESEIQDIADFVGDSLELAKQAKATNADVIVFAGVHFMAETAKILNPNKLVLIPDLEASCSLAEGCPPNEFKKFREAHPYHIAITYINCSAEVKALSDIICTSSNAEKIINQIPADKPILFSPDKNLGKYLIKKTGRNMLLWEGSCIVHETFSERKILELKVRYPEAKLIAHPECEEPVLMHADFIGSTSKLLKFIQEDDSKIYIVATETGIIHQMKKARPEKNFIPAPPQDESCSCNECPYMKLNTMEKVYLCMKNRFPEIRMDEELRLRALKPIERMLEMS; encoded by the coding sequence ATGACAGACTTAATAGTAAATGCTGATTTGGAATTAAAAGAAGAAATACTGAAACTGAAAAAAGAATTGAACGCAGTAATTCTTGCTCATTATTATCAGGAATCTGAAATTCAGGATATTGCAGATTTTGTTGGAGATAGTCTTGAATTGGCTAAACAAGCTAAAGCTACTAATGCGGATGTAATTGTTTTTGCCGGAGTTCATTTTATGGCTGAAACTGCAAAGATTTTGAATCCCAATAAATTAGTTCTGATTCCCGACTTAGAGGCGAGCTGTTCACTAGCAGAAGGTTGTCCTCCCAATGAATTCAAAAAATTCAGAGAAGCTCATCCTTATCATATTGCAATTACTTACATAAATTGTTCTGCTGAAGTTAAAGCTTTAAGTGATATTATTTGTACCTCGAGTAATGCTGAAAAAATTATAAATCAAATCCCTGCTGATAAACCAATCTTATTTTCCCCAGACAAAAATCTTGGTAAATATCTGATAAAGAAAACTGGAAGGAATATGCTGCTTTGGGAAGGTAGTTGTATTGTGCACGAAACATTTAGTGAAAGAAAAATTTTAGAATTAAAAGTTAGATATCCTGAAGCCAAACTGATTGCTCATCCTGAATGTGAGGAACCTGTTTTAATGCACGCAGATTTCATTGGTTCAACAAGTAAGCTACTGAAATTTATTCAAGAGGACGATTCGAAGATTTACATTGTAGCTACTGAAACAGGAATTATCCATCAAATGAAAAAAGCCAGACCGGAAAAAAATTTTATTCCGGCACCTCCTCAGGATGAATCGTGTTCGTGCAATGAATGTCCGTATATGAAATTAAATACGATGGAAAAAGTTTATTTGTGTATGAAGAATAGATTTCCGGAAATAAGAATGGATGAAGAATTGCGTCTCAGAGCACTCAAACCAATAGAGCGAATGCTTGAGATGAGTTAA
- a CDS encoding STAS domain-containing protein, protein MKIKTYEKYNAVVVELKGDVMGGDDTKEFNQLLHKLIDEGKKNVIIDLSGVKFMNSSGLGMLISGLTTMKKENGNLKLANVGDKIESLLIITKLITIFETYESVDEAVKSLGE, encoded by the coding sequence ATGAAAATCAAAACCTATGAAAAGTATAATGCAGTTGTTGTTGAGCTCAAAGGTGATGTTATGGGCGGAGATGACACGAAAGAATTTAATCAGCTTTTACACAAATTGATTGATGAAGGCAAGAAGAATGTAATAATTGATCTTTCCGGAGTTAAATTTATGAATAGCTCTGGTTTGGGGATGTTAATCAGCGGATTAACAACAATGAAAAAAGAAAATGGAAATCTTAAACTAGCTAATGTTGGCGATAAGATTGAAAGTCTTCTCATCATTACAAAGCTCATTACAATTTTTGAAACCTACGAATCCGTTGATGAAGCTGTTAAAAGCTTAGGTGAATAA
- a CDS encoding anti-sigma factor family protein codes for MKNNRYDIEMLSAYLDGELSPKEKIYIEEKIKSSLELQRKLYELKRLKSLTNESRPQLEESFYFEERLMASLNSAHNKSEKIKKWIPAFTFSGLAIALIFVLSINPQFIKNIIEQQKGNLADFYKSNLKPLLYAANLSSEDIFNFALNEELPLDPSNSQILKLSYDPSGKEYLEIKQNSESKSKGNLINFVNALELNEEEKSQMDSLLKVYSEKISAQVLVSDKNAIAINPNIWNLRKAVLADILSFAKKHGNENFQKIAPVGNLPVVDKNIVWLEKVKTDSPKDFIIVTPDTVFSTEINVDMAELDREMKKVAQELKKIETKNSKQKIVFKFKTDSTLANLKDKIKTDENFRIFVHNNGVQVHLEKFDVPEVELPNFDSIASIISEATKNFSVVNVGPPALPEVPVSKNFRFKRETNYSPKNREVNIDSLIEENNKRIEQNNKKRQSNNIKFYNDSSSKEIKVMVDSLFIKQNEELRRQIEQLRKEIEKFRQDMQNLKNKEKIQEYEEIIKMLEDQIEI; via the coding sequence ATGAAAAATAACCGCTACGATATTGAAATGCTTTCAGCTTATCTTGATGGAGAACTTTCTCCAAAAGAAAAAATCTATATTGAAGAAAAAATTAAATCATCACTCGAACTTCAAAGAAAATTATACGAACTGAAGAGACTAAAATCTCTAACAAACGAATCCAGGCCGCAATTGGAAGAATCATTTTACTTTGAAGAACGATTGATGGCTTCACTCAATTCAGCACATAATAAATCTGAGAAAATAAAAAAGTGGATTCCAGCATTTACTTTTTCGGGATTAGCTATTGCTTTAATTTTTGTTTTGAGTATCAATCCACAGTTTATTAAAAATATAATCGAACAGCAGAAAGGTAATCTTGCTGATTTTTACAAATCAAATCTTAAACCTTTACTTTATGCAGCTAATCTCTCCAGTGAAGATATTTTCAATTTTGCTTTAAATGAAGAACTTCCGCTCGATCCTTCAAATTCTCAGATTCTTAAATTGAGTTATGATCCATCAGGTAAAGAATATCTTGAGATAAAACAAAACTCTGAATCAAAGTCAAAGGGTAATTTAATAAATTTTGTTAATGCTCTTGAGTTGAATGAAGAGGAAAAATCTCAGATGGATTCGCTTCTGAAAGTTTATTCTGAAAAAATATCTGCTCAGGTTTTGGTTAGTGATAAAAATGCGATCGCCATAAATCCCAATATATGGAATCTTCGTAAAGCAGTTCTTGCCGATATTCTTTCCTTTGCTAAGAAACACGGCAATGAGAATTTTCAGAAAATTGCACCAGTCGGAAATCTTCCTGTTGTTGACAAGAATATTGTTTGGTTAGAAAAAGTTAAGACTGATTCACCGAAAGATTTTATTATTGTTACTCCTGATACGGTGTTCTCAACAGAAATTAATGTTGATATGGCTGAGTTGGACAGAGAAATGAAAAAAGTTGCTCAGGAATTAAAGAAAATTGAAACGAAAAACAGTAAGCAGAAAATTGTTTTTAAATTCAAGACAGATAGTACTTTAGCCAATCTGAAAGACAAAATAAAAACTGATGAGAACTTCAGAATATTCGTTCACAACAACGGTGTTCAGGTTCATCTTGAAAAATTTGATGTTCCTGAAGTTGAATTGCCAAACTTCGATTCAATTGCCTCAATAATAAGCGAAGCTACCAAAAATTTTTCCGTTGTTAATGTTGGTCCACCAGCACTTCCAGAAGTTCCGGTTTCAAAAAATTTTCGATTCAAAAGGGAAACCAATTATAGTCCGAAAAATCGTGAGGTAAATATTGATTCCTTAATAGAAGAGAATAACAAAAGAATAGAACAGAATAATAAAAAACGACAATCAAATAATATAAAATTTTATAATGATTCTTCATCAAAAGAAATAAAAGTTATGGTTGATAGCTTATTCATTAAACAGAATGAAGAATTAAGAAGACAAATTGAGCAGTTAAGAAAAGAGATTGAGAAGTTCAGGCAGGATATGCAGAACCTTAAGAATAAAGAAAAGATACAGGAATATGAAGAAATTATTAAAATGCTCGAGGATCAGATAGAAATTTGA
- a CDS encoding SpoIIE family protein phosphatase, giving the protein MYLNRIYKNFRLTISIISALLLFFIVTLKAGNTLTIFSVLLDLVAITLLFSLSVQIKEYIRINKISFLSLTFAVAVILGILLMSIWTAQMFMDNLVQKLNAEFSVFSFASNVVGIIYFCIFAFGLTFVFVVLKEFYYSKRIKYNPIYFQLLIFFGILSALSFTIFQEINKAVSTAFMVVTILLIVKNSFGISWIAFLNKKEKYKLLLISLAITVLASVLVGYSADVSLHSETLKSYSTGFNTIALLILIYSLVYFGVLFFTVLFHLPTAEAFDRKAEEVSSLHLFSTLINQVIDFDELADTITDLTRKVSSADASWIVMKNGNTYETISQKNISEKDITEINNYLLYSGECKNLTKAKICSIDKSSVKSKLSEHLSSVIISPLKTQTEVKGYLLAARKSGLLFYDDEAKAINAFSEYASIALENSRLLKESIEKERLEKELDVAREMQRKLLPANDPKFSELHISSIFIPAFEVGGDFFDYYTDKENEFSFIIGDVAGKGISAAFVMAEVKGIFESLSKILASPKEILVKANRILSRTLHCKNFVSALYGKINFITSEFEFARAGHCPALLIRNGEIIKYQPKGLALGLDYTESFSENLDDLKIKLQKNDTLIFYTDGITESKNQLNEDFGDERFLKTIKINLNKDINQIAREIISEVSIFANNSTQYDDITLLILRWNKN; this is encoded by the coding sequence ATGTATCTCAACAGAATTTATAAAAATTTTCGTCTAACCATAAGTATAATTTCAGCACTGCTATTATTCTTTATAGTTACATTAAAAGCAGGAAATACTTTAACCATTTTCTCAGTGTTGTTGGATTTAGTTGCAATTACATTATTGTTCTCTCTGTCTGTTCAGATTAAAGAATATATAAGAATTAATAAAATATCTTTTCTTAGTCTGACCTTTGCAGTAGCTGTCATACTTGGCATTCTGTTAATGTCAATCTGGACAGCTCAGATGTTTATGGATAATTTAGTTCAGAAATTAAATGCTGAGTTTTCTGTTTTTAGTTTTGCATCAAATGTTGTCGGAATAATCTATTTCTGCATTTTTGCTTTCGGTTTAACTTTCGTTTTTGTTGTACTGAAAGAATTTTACTACTCGAAAAGAATTAAATACAATCCTATCTATTTTCAATTATTAATCTTTTTCGGAATTCTTTCTGCTTTATCATTTACAATATTCCAGGAAATAAATAAAGCTGTTTCAACTGCATTCATGGTTGTTACCATTCTTCTAATCGTAAAAAATTCTTTTGGTATTTCCTGGATTGCTTTCCTGAACAAAAAAGAAAAGTATAAACTCTTACTTATCTCATTGGCAATTACTGTACTTGCTTCGGTTTTGGTTGGATACTCTGCAGATGTTTCACTTCATTCAGAAACTTTGAAATCCTATTCGACAGGATTTAACACAATCGCTCTTCTGATTTTGATTTACAGTTTAGTTTACTTCGGCGTTTTATTTTTTACTGTATTATTTCATTTGCCAACAGCGGAAGCTTTTGATAGAAAAGCCGAAGAAGTTTCTTCATTACACTTATTTTCTACTTTGATAAATCAGGTTATTGATTTTGATGAACTTGCTGATACAATAACTGACCTGACAAGAAAAGTCAGTTCGGCGGATGCATCCTGGATTGTAATGAAAAACGGAAATACTTATGAAACAATATCCCAGAAAAATATTTCTGAAAAAGATATTACTGAGATTAATAACTATTTACTTTACTCCGGTGAATGTAAAAATCTTACTAAAGCAAAAATTTGTTCTATTGATAAATCATCAGTAAAATCTAAATTAAGTGAACACCTGAGTTCGGTTATAATTTCTCCACTTAAAACTCAAACCGAAGTTAAAGGCTATCTTCTGGCAGCAAGAAAAAGTGGACTTTTATTTTATGATGATGAAGCAAAAGCAATTAATGCTTTCTCTGAATATGCTTCAATTGCTCTGGAGAATTCTAGATTATTAAAAGAGTCAATCGAAAAGGAAAGACTGGAAAAAGAACTTGATGTTGCTCGTGAAATGCAGCGAAAACTACTACCAGCAAATGATCCTAAATTTAGTGAGCTTCATATAAGCTCAATATTTATTCCTGCATTTGAGGTTGGCGGAGATTTCTTTGATTATTATACGGATAAGGAAAACGAATTTTCATTTATCATTGGAGATGTTGCTGGCAAAGGAATCTCAGCAGCATTTGTAATGGCTGAAGTTAAAGGAATATTCGAATCACTATCAAAAATTTTAGCATCACCAAAAGAAATATTAGTTAAAGCCAACAGAATTTTATCAAGAACTCTTCATTGTAAAAACTTTGTAAGTGCTCTTTATGGAAAAATTAATTTCATTACATCCGAATTTGAATTTGCAAGAGCTGGTCATTGTCCGGCATTATTGATAAGAAATGGCGAGATTATAAAATATCAACCAAAAGGTTTAGCATTAGGTCTGGATTATACTGAAAGCTTTTCTGAGAATCTCGATGATTTAAAGATTAAATTGCAGAAAAATGACACACTTATCTTTTATACAGATGGAATTACTGAATCAAAAAATCAACTAAATGAAGATTTTGGAGATGAAAGGTTTCTCAAGACAATCAAAATAAATCTTAATAAAGATATTAATCAGATTGCAAGAGAAATAATTTCTGAAGTATCTATTTTTGCGAACAATTCAACTCAGTATGATGACATAACTTTACTTATATTAAGGTGGAATAAAAATTAA
- a CDS encoding RNA polymerase sigma factor, producing MEQPKILTLDDDFSLIKQFIDGDDDAFKVLVNRHKEKVRNIIYLTLMEPDVIDDIAQDVFITVFKNLKHFRFESQFTTWLYRITVNKCKDYLRKKAVRRIFSPIKDEEEDIASFKINEDPDIKEIVRNAIAQLPDKLRIPLVLRDMEGFSYQEIAETLNCEIGTVKSRIFRAREALRKILEPLEKELFV from the coding sequence ATGGAACAGCCAAAAATATTAACCCTTGATGACGATTTTTCGCTAATCAAACAATTTATTGATGGTGATGATGACGCTTTCAAAGTTCTTGTAAACCGGCATAAGGAAAAGGTTCGGAACATTATTTATCTTACTTTGATGGAACCTGATGTAATTGATGATATTGCTCAAGATGTTTTTATTACAGTATTCAAAAACCTTAAGCACTTCAGGTTCGAATCTCAATTCACTACCTGGCTTTATAGAATTACTGTTAATAAGTGTAAAGATTATCTTCGTAAAAAAGCTGTCAGAAGAATATTTTCACCAATAAAAGATGAAGAAGAAGATATTGCTTCCTTCAAAATAAATGAAGATCCTGATATTAAAGAAATTGTCAGAAACGCTATTGCACAGCTACCTGATAAGCTCAGGATTCCATTAGTGCTAAGAGATATGGAAGGATTCAGTTATCAGGAAATTGCTGAAACACTTAACTGTGAAATTGGAACTGTCAAATCAAGAATATTCAGGGCAAGAGAAGCTCTGCGGAAAATTCTTGAACCACTGGAAAAGGAGTTGTTTGTATGA
- a CDS encoding sensor histidine kinase produces MKMSGGPASVNLKLILILIALAIAFGTLYYTNQLISKLQEKERQIVELYAKGIEYIANTDNPDADITFLFDNIIKPIDFPLILTDKGDNINLDNKSDFRNIKLDSTLSRKQQEEFLYKMMKEMDEIHPPINITYADTLILTRIHYGDSELIKQLQFYPYLQIAIAGLFILLGYIGFSYIKKSEQSNIWVGMAKETAHQFGTPISSLMGWLEMLKLNYNDPNKVLDIAEEISNDVEKLNKITIRFSKIGSKPDLKPQNLFEEVSKVTDYFNRRLPQTGKTVELQITGDKNLCAMINSDLFEWVIENLIKNALDAIEDKNGLIVINIIEGKKFAEVEVADNGKGIDLKRRKDVFRPGYSTKKRGWGLGLSLSKRIIEGYHGGKIFVKSSIPNEGTVFKIQLKKC; encoded by the coding sequence ATGAAAATGTCAGGCGGTCCTGCCTCTGTTAACTTAAAGCTAATTTTGATATTGATTGCATTGGCAATTGCTTTCGGAACTTTGTACTACACAAATCAATTGATTTCTAAGCTGCAGGAAAAAGAAAGACAGATTGTTGAACTTTATGCAAAAGGCATTGAGTATATTGCTAATACTGATAACCCTGATGCAGATATAACTTTTCTTTTTGATAATATCATTAAACCTATTGACTTCCCACTTATCCTGACAGATAAAGGCGACAATATTAATCTTGATAATAAATCGGATTTCAGAAATATTAAACTTGATTCGACTCTTTCAAGAAAACAGCAGGAAGAGTTTCTTTATAAAATGATGAAGGAAATGGATGAAATTCATCCGCCAATAAATATTACCTATGCCGATACACTAATTCTTACCAGAATTCATTATGGTGATTCGGAATTAATTAAACAACTTCAGTTTTATCCATATCTTCAGATTGCAATTGCAGGATTGTTTATTCTTCTCGGATATATTGGATTCAGTTATATAAAAAAATCAGAGCAAAGTAATATCTGGGTTGGAATGGCAAAAGAAACTGCACATCAGTTTGGAACACCGATTTCCAGTCTGATGGGTTGGCTTGAAATGCTAAAACTGAATTACAACGATCCAAATAAAGTATTAGATATTGCAGAAGAAATTTCTAACGATGTAGAAAAGTTAAATAAGATTACTATCCGATTTTCAAAAATTGGTAGCAAACCTGATTTAAAACCACAAAATCTTTTTGAAGAAGTAAGCAAAGTAACTGACTATTTTAACAGAAGACTACCGCAAACCGGAAAAACAGTGGAGTTACAGATAACGGGAGACAAAAATCTTTGTGCAATGATAAACTCCGATTTATTTGAATGGGTAATTGAAAACCTAATAAAGAACGCTCTTGATGCAATTGAAGATAAAAATGGTTTGATTGTTATAAACATTATTGAAGGCAAAAAATTTGCAGAAGTGGAAGTTGCTGATAACGGAAAAGGAATTGACTTAAAAAGAAGAAAAGATGTTTTCAGACCTGGTTACAGCACAAAGAAACGCGGTTGGGGTTTAGGATTAAGTCTTTCAAAAAGAATAATAGAAGGTTATCACGGCGGAAAGATTTTTGTTAAATCTTCTATTCCAAATGAAGGAACTGTCTTTAAAATTCAATTGAAAAAATGTTAG
- a CDS encoding ATP-binding protein, which translates to MKTKKLIVKSSTENLSKIRDFISENASKAGFSKDDIDNMILAVDEACTNVIKHAYKYSPDGDIIIEIKQDKSAFTITIEDNGISFDPDIVPSPDLQKYYREHRVGGLGMYLMKTLMDEVKYNSVPGRFNRVSLTKKIKAT; encoded by the coding sequence TTGAAAACAAAAAAGTTAATAGTAAAAAGCAGCACTGAAAATCTCTCGAAGATTAGAGATTTCATCAGTGAAAATGCCTCAAAAGCGGGCTTCAGCAAGGATGATATTGATAATATGATTCTTGCTGTTGATGAAGCTTGTACTAATGTTATAAAGCACGCTTACAAATATTCACCTGATGGAGATATAATAATTGAAATCAAACAGGATAAATCTGCTTTTACTATTACTATTGAAGATAACGGAATTTCATTTGACCCTGATATTGTACCTTCACCCGATCTTCAGAAATATTATCGGGAACATCGTGTCGGCGGGCTTGGAATGTATCTGATGAAAACACTTATGGATGAAGTTAAATATAATTCTGTGCCTGGCAGGTTTAATCGTGTTTCTCTTACAAAAAAAATAAAAGCAACTTAA